The proteins below are encoded in one region of Brachyspira intermedia PWS/A:
- a CDS encoding aldo/keto reductase: protein MKNIFISFLLIFITVLIFNNKAEANNMKGNFNFNTKTVKLNSGYEIPLNGIGTYSLLNDVCYNSILYALQNGVRLIDTAYIYNNEEEVGKAVRDSKINRKDIFIITKLYPNQYNDAEKAINDALKKLNVEYIDMMLLHHPGNNDVEAYKAIEKAIKEGKIRSVGLSNWYIKELKDFLPKINIIPALVQNEIHPYYQDTEVIEYIQSLGIAVQGWYPLGGRGHQKELLNDKVLKDIAKKHNKSVAQIILRWNLQRGVIVIPGSSNRSHIIENTEIYDFELSDDDMQRISELNRNEKHDWY, encoded by the coding sequence ATGAAAAATATTTTTATAAGCTTTTTATTGATTTTTATAACAGTACTAATTTTTAATAATAAAGCAGAGGCAAATAATATGAAAGGCAATTTCAATTTCAATACAAAAACTGTCAAACTTAATAGCGGATATGAAATACCTTTAAATGGAATCGGTACTTATAGTTTATTAAATGATGTTTGCTATAATTCTATTCTTTATGCTTTACAAAACGGAGTAAGATTGATAGACACAGCATACATATACAATAATGAAGAAGAAGTTGGAAAGGCTGTAAGAGATTCTAAAATTAACAGAAAAGATATTTTTATCATTACAAAATTATATCCTAATCAGTATAATGATGCAGAGAAGGCTATCAATGATGCATTAAAGAAGTTAAATGTAGAATATATTGATATGATGCTTCTTCATCACCCGGGAAATAATGATGTTGAAGCATATAAGGCTATAGAGAAAGCTATAAAAGAAGGAAAAATTCGTTCTGTAGGTCTTTCTAATTGGTACATAAAGGAATTAAAAGATTTTCTTCCAAAGATAAATATAATTCCTGCTTTAGTACAAAATGAAATACACCCCTACTATCAAGATACTGAAGTAATAGAATATATTCAAAGTTTGGGAATAGCTGTGCAAGGCTGGTATCCATTGGGAGGAAGAGGACATCAAAAAGAACTTCTAAATGATAAAGTATTAAAAGATATAGCAAAAAAACATAATAAATCAGTTGCTCAAATCATATTAAGATGGAATTTACAAAGAGGAGTAATTGTAATACCGGGATCAAGCAACAGATCACATATAATAGAAAATACAGAAATATACGATTTTGAATTGAGCGATGATGATATGCAAAGAATATCAGAATTGAACCGCAATGAAAAACATGATTGGTATTAA
- a CDS encoding aldo/keto reductase yields MKKVKLNNELEMPILGFGVFQIPDYEECKKSVLNAIETGYRLIDTASAYNNEKAVGDAIKESGVDRKELFITTKLWISYAGYDNAKKAFEVSMNKLGLDYLDLYLIHQPFGDYYGSWRAMEDLYNEGKIKAIGVCNFYPDRLLDFVMHNKITPMVNQIETHPFFQREEDNKLMKEYNIQIESWGPFAEGRNNMFTNEVLKSIAKKYNKTVAQVILNWLIKRNVVVIPKSVHKERIIENFNVFDFELDDNDMKEISKLDTKQSLFLSHTDIETVKYLCNYKI; encoded by the coding sequence ATGAAAAAAGTAAAATTAAATAACGAACTTGAAATGCCAATATTAGGCTTCGGAGTGTTTCAAATACCAGATTATGAAGAATGTAAAAAATCAGTACTAAATGCCATTGAAACAGGATACAGATTAATAGATACAGCTTCTGCATACAATAATGAAAAAGCTGTAGGCGATGCTATAAAAGAAAGCGGAGTTGACAGAAAAGAATTATTCATCACTACTAAATTATGGATAAGCTATGCTGGATATGATAATGCTAAAAAGGCTTTTGAAGTTTCTATGAATAAGTTAGGTTTAGATTATTTGGATCTATATTTAATACATCAGCCTTTTGGTGATTATTATGGTTCTTGGAGAGCTATGGAAGATTTATATAATGAAGGAAAAATTAAAGCTATAGGCGTATGCAATTTTTATCCTGACAGATTATTAGATTTTGTTATGCATAATAAAATAACTCCTATGGTAAATCAAATCGAAACACATCCATTTTTCCAAAGAGAAGAAGATAATAAACTTATGAAAGAATACAATATTCAAATAGAATCTTGGGGCCCATTTGCTGAAGGCAGAAATAATATGTTTACTAATGAAGTACTTAAGTCTATAGCAAAAAAGTATAATAAAACAGTTGCACAAGTTATATTAAATTGGCTTATAAAAAGAAATGTTGTTGTTATACCAAAGAGCGTACATAAAGAAAGAATAATAGAAAATTTCAATGTATTTGATTTTGAATTAGATGATAATGATATGAAAGAAATTTCTAAACTTGATACTAAACAAAGTTTATTCTTATCTCATACTGATATTGAAACGGTAAAATATTTATGTAATTATAAAATATAA
- a CDS encoding cyclophilin-like fold protein, whose product MTACNSVYGDNTTTMNTLNTSINLKINNKEYKLILYDNQTAKDFLAMMPLTITMNDLNANEKYHNLSKNLTTQSSRVGSIKTGDFMLYGSNCLVLFYENFSTSYSYTKIGYIENASGLKDTLGRGSVQITFSVNN is encoded by the coding sequence ATGACAGCATGCAACTCAGTATATGGAGATAATACAACTACTATGAACACTTTAAATACTTCAATCAATTTAAAAATCAATAATAAAGAATACAAATTAATATTATATGATAATCAAACAGCAAAAGATTTTTTAGCTATGATGCCTCTAACAATCACTATGAATGATTTGAATGCTAATGAAAAATATCATAATTTGAGTAAAAACCTTACAACACAATCATCAAGAGTAGGAAGCATAAAAACAGGTGACTTTATGCTATACGGCAGTAATTGTTTAGTTCTTTTTTATGAAAACTTTTCTACATCATATAGCTATACAAAAATAGGATATATAGAGAATGCATCAGGACTTAAAGATACACTTGGCAGAGGAAGCGTACAAATAACTTTTAGTGTTAATAATTAA
- a CDS encoding MerR family transcriptional regulator, translated as MTIAEVSKKMELSTDTLRYYERIGIIPEVERSESGIRNYTDHDLVWIEFDKYMRSAGMGIESLIEYIKLYNKGDATLEARKQLLIDQRETIVNRINELKETLEKLDFKIQNYDTKMRECEKRLSKK; from the coding sequence ATGACTATAGCAGAAGTCAGCAAAAAAATGGAATTATCTACTGATACATTGAGATATTATGAAAGGATAGGCATAATACCTGAAGTAGAAAGAAGCGAAAGCGGAATAAGAAATTATACTGATCATGATTTAGTATGGATAGAGTTTGATAAATATATGAGAAGTGCCGGAATGGGTATAGAATCATTGATAGAATATATAAAGCTATACAATAAAGGAGATGCCACTTTAGAAGCAAGAAAGCAATTACTAATAGATCAAAGAGAAACAATAGTAAATAGAATAAATGAACTTAAAGAAACATTAGAAAAATTAGATTTTAAAATACAGAACTATGATACGAAGATGAGAGAATGTGAAAAAAGACTATCTAAAAAATAA
- a CDS encoding beta-ketoacyl synthase chain length factor translates to MSDLSFRVLDWDFFAPNMDKSFILENINNDIKITYGDSNPDLDFIPRAQKRRLSQITKFSFESIKNILKENEQIPIFFVSKYGEIKQQYNMSKKIVTEHEVSPALFSFSVFNTAVAQLTIFYQNHERAIAITCYNNFIDTALIQAMAFLKTSESDKALILIADEKLPESYEEISKDGNYSFAFSCLISKKDPNIDIDVINREFDKDENSIIDFIKFISTDTADLELGKIKLIKNNIFY, encoded by the coding sequence ATGTCAGATTTAAGTTTTAGAGTATTGGATTGGGATTTCTTTGCACCAAATATGGATAAGAGTTTTATATTAGAGAATATAAATAATGATATAAAAATTACTTACGGCGATTCTAATCCGGATTTAGACTTTATACCTAGAGCACAAAAAAGAAGATTAAGCCAAATAACTAAATTTTCTTTTGAATCCATTAAAAATATTCTAAAAGAAAATGAACAAATACCAATTTTTTTCGTATCTAAATATGGTGAAATAAAACAGCAGTATAACATGTCTAAAAAGATAGTTACAGAACATGAAGTTTCTCCTGCTCTTTTTAGTTTTTCTGTTTTTAATACAGCAGTGGCACAGCTTACTATATTTTATCAAAATCATGAAAGAGCTATTGCTATTACATGCTACAATAATTTTATAGATACAGCACTTATTCAGGCTATGGCTTTTTTAAAAACTTCTGAAAGTGATAAAGCACTTATATTAATAGCTGATGAAAAGTTACCTGAAAGTTATGAGGAAATATCAAAAGACGGTAATTATTCATTTGCATTTTCTTGTCTTATTTCTAAAAAAGACCCAAATATTGATATTGATGTTATTAACAGAGAGTTTGATAAAGATGAAAATTCTATTATAGATTTTATAAAATTTATATCAACAGATACTGCCGATTTAGAATTAGGAAAAATTAAATTAATAAAAAATAATATATTTTATTGA
- a CDS encoding phosphopantetheine-binding protein, which produces MSIEDQIKQIVIESANLEGVSIEDIDTDAPLFGDELGLDSIDALEIGVAIRKNLI; this is translated from the coding sequence ATGAGTATTGAAGATCAAATAAAGCAAATTGTAATAGAGTCAGCAAATTTAGAAGGTGTATCTATAGAAGATATAGACACAGATGCTCCTTTATTTGGAGATGAATTAGGACTTGATTCTATAGATGCATTAGAGATAGGTGTTGCAATAAGGAAAAATTTAATATAA
- a CDS encoding AMP-binding protein, with the protein MRKLSNTNFYSLKDSEDIFLIHKENKNFIKYKEFISDIVKSLEYISKYKEDTITVFIEDAYRFIAVITAGFILKKNVNVLNNNSPKYVESIIDNTMVYISDTENSALNLDEVFESKCNDKWFDLLKETIIDENVYVNFYTSGSTGYPKLIEKTLKQFEAEATKIVNQFTDNIKDSLFLYTVPHYHSYGFVFAVLVPFMLESKCINNRINYLETVNNFADYEKITIVTTPAFLKRIDKSSLKIKSKWYLFSSTGMLEEKVNDLCKEIFGTDVTEIYGSTEAGAMAYRRRSENQLWTRLSVVKLKVDENGSIECCSGYTGENVWIHVGDVVNMKNGDEFELLGREDSIVKIEGKRISVQQIDRQILMDKRFKDSYTIYCKSDKREYIASFIVMNNKDRNSEDMKKYVIDYLKGYFETVVLPKKIYFVDSIPRSEIGKIDRKALDAIMEGN; encoded by the coding sequence ATGAGAAAATTAAGCAATACAAATTTTTATTCATTAAAAGATTCAGAAGATATTTTTCTTATTCATAAAGAGAATAAGAATTTTATAAAATATAAAGAGTTCATTTCTGATATAGTTAAAAGTTTAGAATATATTTCTAAATATAAAGAAGATACTATTACAGTATTCATTGAAGATGCATATAGATTTATTGCTGTTATTACTGCAGGTTTCATTCTTAAAAAAAATGTGAATGTGTTGAATAATAATAGCCCTAAATATGTTGAAAGCATAATAGATAATACTATGGTTTATATATCTGACACAGAAAATTCTGCTTTGAATTTAGATGAAGTGTTTGAAAGTAAATGTAATGATAAATGGTTTGATTTACTTAAAGAAACTATAATAGATGAAAATGTATATGTGAATTTTTATACTTCAGGATCAACAGGATATCCTAAACTTATAGAAAAAACTTTAAAGCAGTTTGAAGCTGAGGCTACTAAAATAGTTAACCAATTTACTGATAATATTAAAGATTCTTTATTTTTGTATACAGTACCTCATTATCATAGTTATGGATTTGTTTTTGCTGTATTAGTTCCTTTTATGCTTGAGTCTAAATGTATAAATAATAGAATTAATTATTTAGAAACTGTTAATAATTTTGCAGATTATGAAAAAATTACTATAGTTACTACACCTGCATTTTTAAAGAGAATAGATAAATCTTCTTTAAAAATAAAATCTAAATGGTATTTATTCTCATCTACAGGAATGCTTGAAGAAAAAGTTAATGACCTTTGTAAAGAGATATTTGGTACTGACGTTACAGAAATTTACGGAAGTACTGAAGCTGGTGCTATGGCTTATAGAAGAAGAAGCGAAAATCAATTATGGACTAGACTAAGTGTCGTAAAACTTAAAGTTGATGAAAATGGAAGTATAGAGTGCTGTTCAGGTTATACAGGTGAGAATGTTTGGATACATGTCGGCGATGTTGTTAACATGAAGAATGGAGATGAGTTTGAACTTTTAGGCAGAGAAGATTCTATAGTAAAAATTGAAGGTAAAAGAATAAGCGTACAGCAGATAGACAGACAAATATTGATGGATAAGCGTTTTAAAGATAGCTATACTATATATTGTAAATCTGATAAGAGAGAATATATTGCTTCTTTTATAGTAATGAATAATAAAGATAGAAATTCTGAAGATATGAAAAAATATGTTATTGATTATTTAAAAGGCTATTTTGAAACAGTTGTGTTGCCTAAAAAAATATATTTTGTTGACTCTATACCTAGAAGCGAAATCGGTAAAATAGACAGAAAAGCACTTGATGCCATAATGGAAGGAAATTAA
- a CDS encoding LpxL/LpxP family acyltransferase: MAHWTEEKEIGKRWKALFSVFVYKILGRTFIILYLIPISIVYFFYSKTRMQASREYLKKMSKYNKKIKSNFICSYKHLLSFVVSISEKFSAWNGDIPMTDLVVKTKDSYNEVIDLLNKKNGMIILFSHIGNIELLKGLAAINEGNPIKDYKINIIIDPKVNKNVNIVLEEGKNNSYIDFIDASNIGPHTIISIEDKLNNGEIVAIAGDRTTNKTDKVNYINFLGEEAPFPCGAFLIPILLRYPVYYFFALRENDKILAKKYNFYIYPSKIKLNDEELKNRKKKNEVILELTKEFASIIEEKAIEYPYQWYNFHDFWYKGD; this comes from the coding sequence ATGGCTCATTGGACGGAAGAAAAAGAAATAGGAAAGAGATGGAAAGCATTATTCTCTGTTTTTGTTTATAAAATTTTGGGAAGAACTTTTATAATACTTTATCTTATTCCTATAAGCATAGTTTATTTCTTTTATTCTAAAACTAGAATGCAGGCTTCCAGAGAATATTTAAAAAAGATGTCTAAATATAATAAAAAAATTAAATCTAATTTTATTTGTTCTTATAAGCATTTACTTTCATTTGTTGTTTCTATTTCAGAAAAATTTTCAGCTTGGAATGGTGATATACCTATGACAGATTTAGTTGTAAAAACTAAAGATAGTTATAATGAAGTTATTGATTTACTTAATAAAAAAAATGGTATGATAATATTATTTTCTCATATAGGAAATATTGAGCTTCTAAAAGGATTAGCTGCTATTAATGAAGGCAATCCCATTAAAGATTATAAGATAAATATAATAATAGACCCTAAAGTAAATAAAAATGTTAATATAGTGCTTGAAGAGGGTAAAAATAATTCTTATATAGATTTTATAGATGCTTCTAATATAGGACCTCATACCATAATAAGTATTGAAGATAAATTGAATAATGGTGAGATAGTAGCAATAGCAGGAGATAGAACTACAAATAAAACTGATAAAGTAAATTATATAAATTTTTTAGGCGAAGAAGCACCTTTTCCATGCGGGGCTTTTTTGATACCTATTTTGCTTAGATACCCTGTTTATTATTTCTTTGCATTGAGAGAAAACGATAAAATACTTGCAAAGAAATATAACTTTTATATATATCCTTCAAAAATAAAATTAAATGATGAAGAATTGAAAAACAGAAAAAAGAAAAATGAAGTTATATTAGAATTAACCAAAGAATTTGCTTCCATTATAGAAGAAAAAGCTATAGAATATCCTTATCAATGGTATAATTTCCATGATTTTTGGTATAAAGGAGATTAA
- a CDS encoding acyl-CoA thioesterase, whose protein sequence is MAAKKCYLENDYYIKPSFYDLDPMGVVWHGNYIKFMEQAREAMLEIIDYNYDIMTAKGVMWPIVKLEIKYINSIKLNQKVRIHTAITEYLNGMRVEYTFYDENNKIISKSSTLQMPIDSETRKGFLNSPKDFIERIERINN, encoded by the coding sequence ATGGCAGCTAAAAAGTGTTATTTAGAAAATGATTATTATATAAAGCCTTCTTTTTATGATTTGGATCCTATGGGAGTTGTTTGGCATGGTAATTATATCAAATTTATGGAGCAGGCCAGAGAGGCTATGCTTGAAATTATAGATTATAACTATGATATTATGACTGCTAAGGGCGTTATGTGGCCTATAGTAAAATTAGAAATTAAATATATAAACTCTATAAAATTAAATCAGAAGGTTAGAATACATACAGCAATCACTGAATATTTAAATGGCATGAGAGTAGAATATACTTTTTATGATGAGAATAATAAAATCATATCAAAATCAAGCACATTGCAAATGCCTATTGACAGTGAAACTAGAAAAGGTTTTTTGAATAGTCCTAAAGATTTTATAGAGAGAATAGAAAGAATTAATAATTAA
- a CDS encoding LolA family protein: MRKIFIIFMAMASILLCQVKDEYKNAKLLKGSYTQIVSQKGRSFESSGDFIVVSGYGICWFTKSPKESITVMGEKNVVQIMPDGKKKVMADSNNAMFAQIANIIKSIFTYDEKTINESFNKSVNGNIIVYTPKTNELKKIIEKIEVTFANAGYIEKIKMYSSNNSTTEYIMKVLSKSNRITSEETKYFE, encoded by the coding sequence ATGAGAAAAATTTTTATAATATTTATGGCAATGGCTTCTATTTTATTATGCCAAGTTAAAGATGAATATAAAAATGCAAAACTATTGAAAGGAAGCTATACTCAAATAGTAAGTCAGAAAGGAAGAAGTTTTGAATCTTCAGGGGATTTTATTGTAGTTAGCGGTTATGGTATATGCTGGTTTACTAAAAGTCCTAAAGAGTCTATAACTGTAATGGGTGAAAAAAATGTTGTTCAGATAATGCCGGACGGAAAAAAGAAAGTTATGGCTGATTCTAATAATGCTATGTTTGCTCAAATAGCTAATATAATAAAGTCAATTTTTACCTATGATGAAAAAACTATAAATGAATCATTTAATAAAAGTGTTAATGGAAATATTATAGTTTATACTCCTAAAACTAATGAGCTTAAAAAAATAATAGAAAAGATAGAAGTAACTTTTGCTAATGCAGGATATATAGAAAAAATAAAAATGTATTCTTCTAATAACAGCACTACTGAATATATAATGAAAGTTTTATCTAAATCTAACAGAATAACTTCTGAGGAGACAAAATATTTTGAATAA
- a CDS encoding MMPL family transporter — MNKSILNNRRKIFIYIWIIFHLFAVILFLSRFGKTAKIDTNFLSITPKFLEDKDFQKPLEDFFFKNSSSVKIFIESKYFDNAKSNALKLDEHIKESYTNVSVNLYSKNYDDILNTMVKYKYQLLSKEIRNYLLNDEADIVSENALANFYSPFFIPIVDNIEDDPFLTVNSKINEILTSENNLQSRDSIQFINYDDKYNILVNIDMPKNLDNEKFFDDITEYLKVLENEGNIKTYISGVPVHTYYSQKSAKFEITIISIVSFIVICLIFVFIFKSLKPYIISMCTILISGLSAFLYSSVFFDSIHIFTFVFGTSLIGISIDHSIHFITEWYNEEDKKEVLKKIFPSMLLGFVTTIVSYLSLSLTSLILLKQIALFSIFGLLSSFLTVNIIYPLLFKNDKSVIKKSILDKSKNILNDYVKIISIRNVLIIFVAIIIISIIFIPKIKVNFSANQLYNTPDFLFNSEKEVYNRLNTSLAKNIIISRGDTLSKALSAEESIANNFSNNNYTAISKILYSEERQKDNVKLVNDKLMPILRKQTEALNLDEISYQRIKSEFENTKNEVLDINKILENTNFNDLNKIIVTNNNRYFIIATSDYNTNNIIKSDNNDVKIFNINEEINDALDGTAKTAVKMALIAYIIIFIAMIIFFDTSKAIAIIIVQLMSILINLSVHSILGININIFSIFALILSIGISIDYSIFFSNSAADKEITFLAVFLSMMTTVLSFGTLAFSSFIPVKSFGLFLFIGILSSFIISPVLFNFNKLIKNNND, encoded by the coding sequence TTGAATAAAAGTATTCTGAATAATAGAAGAAAAATTTTTATATATATTTGGATAATTTTTCATTTATTTGCGGTTATATTATTTTTATCAAGATTTGGAAAAACGGCCAAAATAGATACTAATTTTTTGTCTATAACTCCTAAGTTTTTGGAAGATAAAGATTTTCAAAAGCCTTTGGAAGATTTCTTTTTTAAGAATTCAAGCAGTGTAAAAATATTTATAGAGAGTAAATATTTTGATAATGCTAAAAGTAATGCATTAAAATTAGATGAACATATAAAAGAGTCCTATACTAATGTGTCAGTTAATCTATATTCGAAAAATTATGATGATATTTTAAATACTATGGTGAAGTATAAATATCAGCTTCTTTCAAAAGAGATAAGAAATTATTTATTGAATGATGAGGCAGATATTGTGTCAGAAAATGCACTTGCAAATTTTTACTCTCCTTTTTTTATACCTATAGTTGATAATATTGAAGATGATCCTTTTTTGACTGTTAATTCAAAAATAAATGAGATTCTAACTTCAGAAAATAATTTGCAGTCAAGAGATTCAATACAATTTATAAATTATGATGATAAATATAATATTCTTGTAAATATTGATATGCCTAAAAATCTTGATAATGAAAAGTTTTTTGATGATATTACAGAATATTTAAAAGTATTAGAAAATGAAGGAAATATAAAAACATATATTTCAGGTGTTCCTGTACATACTTATTATAGTCAGAAAAGTGCCAAGTTTGAAATTACTATTATATCTATAGTATCATTTATTGTTATTTGTTTGATATTCGTTTTTATATTCAAGTCTTTGAAGCCTTATATAATTTCAATGTGTACTATACTGATATCAGGTTTATCTGCATTTTTATATTCATCTGTATTTTTTGATTCGATTCATATATTTACATTTGTATTTGGTACAAGCCTCATAGGTATATCAATAGACCATTCAATACATTTTATAACTGAATGGTACAATGAAGAAGATAAAAAAGAAGTATTGAAAAAAATATTTCCTAGCATGCTTTTAGGTTTTGTAACTACAATAGTGAGTTATTTATCATTGTCTTTAACATCTCTTATATTATTAAAGCAAATAGCATTATTTTCTATATTCGGACTTTTAAGCTCATTTCTTACAGTAAACATAATATATCCTTTATTGTTTAAAAATGATAAAAGCGTGATAAAGAAATCAATACTTGATAAAAGCAAGAATATATTAAATGATTATGTTAAAATAATAAGCATAAGAAATGTATTAATTATATTTGTAGCTATTATAATAATTTCTATAATATTCATACCAAAAATAAAAGTGAATTTCTCTGCTAATCAGCTTTATAATACACCGGATTTTCTATTTAATAGTGAAAAAGAAGTTTATAACAGATTAAATACATCTCTTGCAAAAAATATTATAATTTCAAGAGGAGATACTCTTTCGAAGGCGTTATCAGCAGAGGAGAGCATAGCGAATAATTTCAGCAATAATAATTATACTGCTATATCAAAAATATTATATTCAGAAGAAAGACAGAAAGATAATGTGAAGCTGGTAAATGATAAATTAATGCCTATATTAAGAAAACAGACTGAAGCTTTGAATTTAGATGAAATTTCTTATCAAAGAATAAAATCAGAATTTGAAAATACTAAAAATGAAGTTCTTGATATAAATAAAATACTTGAGAATACTAATTTCAATGATTTAAATAAAATTATAGTTACTAATAATAATAGATATTTTATTATAGCTACTAGCGATTATAATACAAACAATATAATAAAATCGGATAATAATGATGTGAAAATATTTAATATAAATGAAGAAATTAATGATGCTTTAGATGGTACTGCTAAAACTGCTGTAAAAATGGCTTTAATAGCCTATATTATAATATTTATAGCTATGATAATATTCTTTGATACAAGCAAAGCTATAGCTATAATAATTGTACAGTTAATGTCTATATTAATAAATTTGTCAGTACATTCAATATTGGGTATTAATATAAATATATTTTCTATATTTGCTTTGATACTTTCTATAGGAATATCAATAGATTATTCAATATTTTTCTCAAATAGTGCGGCAGATAAAGAGATTACGTTTTTAGCTGTATTTTTATCCATGATGACAACCGTATTATCATTTGGTACATTGGCATTTAGCAGTTTTATACCTGTAAAATCTTTCGGATTGTTCTTATTTATTGGAATTTTATCATCATTTATAATTTCTCCTGTATTGTTTAATTTTAATAAATTGATAAAAAATAATAATGATTAA
- a CDS encoding beta-ketoacyl synthase N-terminal-like domain-containing protein, with amino-acid sequence MSNVLLDFGIINCLARNKEELYNKYFLNGEYGLKENNDYVKKFFLGKIDNDFFNFELDNPYNNKINKMALHAVNQLKPIIDEAKKRYGKNRISVIVGTCENGSDETKDYILKGSVIDEKKILIMQSLNICCDFLQKYFDVSGISFTISTACTSSANAIIAADELIRSGVIDAAIVGGADVVTDTVVYGFDSLEVVDYNKTNSFSKNRKGINLGEGAAFTVLAKDNLIDSKNVLYLKGYNSNSDSHHMTSPDIDGTTTSKCINDALKHADMNINDIDYINLHGTGTSINDKMESTTLNIVNASNIYCSSSKTSFGHTIGAAAAMELGVCYITLSDINKEKILPPHLYDGEYDDTLAKINLVTGKVKSERLENCMSVSFGFGGSNTCLIVGK; translated from the coding sequence ATGAGTAACGTATTATTAGATTTTGGAATTATTAATTGTTTAGCTAGGAATAAGGAAGAATTGTATAATAAATATTTTTTAAATGGTGAATATGGTTTAAAAGAAAATAATGATTATGTGAAAAAATTTTTCTTAGGTAAAATAGATAATGATTTTTTTAATTTTGAACTTGATAACCCTTATAATAATAAAATAAATAAAATGGCTTTGCATGCTGTTAATCAATTAAAGCCTATAATTGATGAAGCTAAAAAAAGATACGGAAAAAATAGAATATCCGTTATAGTGGGTACTTGTGAAAATGGAAGTGATGAAACTAAGGACTATATATTGAAAGGAAGCGTAATTGATGAGAAAAAAATATTGATTATGCAAAGCCTTAATATATGCTGTGATTTTTTGCAGAAGTATTTTGATGTTTCAGGTATTTCATTTACTATATCTACTGCATGTACTTCAAGTGCTAATGCCATAATAGCAGCCGATGAACTTATAAGAAGCGGAGTAATAGATGCAGCTATAGTAGGCGGTGCCGATGTTGTAACTGATACTGTTGTTTATGGATTTGATTCGCTTGAAGTAGTTGATTATAATAAAACTAATTCTTTTTCAAAAAATAGAAAGGGTATTAATTTAGGAGAAGGTGCTGCATTTACAGTGCTTGCTAAAGATAATTTAATTGATTCAAAAAATGTATTATATCTTAAAGGCTATAACAGCAATTCAGATTCTCATCATATGACTAGTCCGGATATAGACGGTACTACTACAAGCAAATGTATAAATGATGCTTTGAAACATGCTGATATGAATATAAATGATATAGATTATATCAATCTTCATGGTACAGGAACTTCAATAAATGATAAAATGGAAAGCACAACACTTAATATAGTTAATGCCTCTAATATATACTGCAGTTCTAGTAAAACATCATTTGGGCATACCATAGGGGCAGCTGCAGCTATGGAGCTTGGAGTTTGCTATATTACACTTTCTGATATCAATAAAGAAAAAATACTTCCTCCGCATTTATATGACGGTGAATATGATGATACATTAGCTAAAATAAATTTGGTTACAGGCAAAGTTAAATCTGAAAGACTTGAAAATTGTATGAGCGTATCATTTGGTTTCGGCGGAAGCAATACTTGTTTGATAGTTGGAAAATAA